The following proteins come from a genomic window of Microtus ochrogaster isolate Prairie Vole_2 chromosome 7, MicOch1.0, whole genome shotgun sequence:
- the Chmp6 gene encoding charged multivesicular body protein 6 isoform X1, whose protein sequence is MGNLFGRKKQSRVTEQDRAILQLKQQRDKLRQYQKRITQQLERERALARQLLRDGRKERAKLLLKKKRYREQLLDRTENQISSLEAMVQSIEFTQIEMKVMEGLQVGNECLNKMHQVMSIEEVERILDETQEAIEYQRQIDELLAGNFTQEDEDAILEELNAITQEQMDLPEVPSEPLPDISPEAPAKARSRQAELVAAS, encoded by the exons ATGGGCAACCTGTTTGGCCGCAAGAAGCAGAGCCGGGTCACCGAGCAGGACAGGGCCATCCTG CAACTGAAGCAGCAGAGAGACAAGCTGAGGCAGTACCAGAAGAGGATCACACAGCAGCTGGAGAGGGAGCGGGCTCTGGCCAGGCAGCTGCTGCGGGACGGCAGGAAAGA ACGGGCCAAGCTGCTGCTCAAGAAGAAGAGGTACCGGGAGCAGCTGCTCGACAGGACGGAGAATCAGATCAGCAGCCTGGAAGCCATG GTTCAGAGCATCGAGTTCACGCAGATCGAGATGAAGGTGATGGAGGGACTTCAGGTGGGCAACGAGTGTCTGAATAAGATGCACCAG GTGATGTCCATAGAGGAGGTGGAGCGGATCCTGGACGAGACCCAGGAGGCCATAGAGTACCAGCGG CAAATTGATGAGCTGCTGGCCGGCAACTTCACCCAGGAGGACGAGGATGCCATCTTGGAGGAGCTTAATGCAATCACTCAG GAACAAATGGACTTACCAGAGGTTCCTTCGGAGCCCCTTCCTGACATAAGTCCAG AAGCCCCTGCCAAGGCCAGATCCAGGCAGGCAGAGCTGGTGGCAGCCTCGTAA
- the Chmp6 gene encoding charged multivesicular body protein 6 isoform X2 yields the protein MGNLFGRKKQSRVTEQDRAILQLKQQRDKLRQYQKRITQQLERERALARQLLRDGRKERAKLLLKKKRYREQLLDRTENQISSLEAMVQSIEFTQIEMKVMEGLQVGNECLNKMHQVMSIEEVERILDETQEAIEYQRQIDELLAGNFTQEDEDAILEELNAITQEQMDLPEVPSEPLPDISPAPAKARSRQAELVAAS from the exons ATGGGCAACCTGTTTGGCCGCAAGAAGCAGAGCCGGGTCACCGAGCAGGACAGGGCCATCCTG CAACTGAAGCAGCAGAGAGACAAGCTGAGGCAGTACCAGAAGAGGATCACACAGCAGCTGGAGAGGGAGCGGGCTCTGGCCAGGCAGCTGCTGCGGGACGGCAGGAAAGA ACGGGCCAAGCTGCTGCTCAAGAAGAAGAGGTACCGGGAGCAGCTGCTCGACAGGACGGAGAATCAGATCAGCAGCCTGGAAGCCATG GTTCAGAGCATCGAGTTCACGCAGATCGAGATGAAGGTGATGGAGGGACTTCAGGTGGGCAACGAGTGTCTGAATAAGATGCACCAG GTGATGTCCATAGAGGAGGTGGAGCGGATCCTGGACGAGACCCAGGAGGCCATAGAGTACCAGCGG CAAATTGATGAGCTGCTGGCCGGCAACTTCACCCAGGAGGACGAGGATGCCATCTTGGAGGAGCTTAATGCAATCACTCAG GAACAAATGGACTTACCAGAGGTTCCTTCGGAGCCCCTTCCTGACATAAGTCCAG CCCCTGCCAAGGCCAGATCCAGGCAGGCAGAGCTGGTGGCAGCCTCGTAA